A window of the Brassica oleracea var. oleracea cultivar TO1000 chromosome C1, BOL, whole genome shotgun sequence genome harbors these coding sequences:
- the LOC106319149 gene encoding phosphatidate phosphatase PAH1-like isoform X3: MSLVGRVGSLISQGVYSVATPFHPFGGAIDVIVVQQEDGSFRSTPWYVRFGKFQGVLKGAEKFVKISVNGDEADFHMYLDNSGEAYFIREVDPETTNNLISSSEDSNGSERVLTLEHSSSDVGAGELREGLSSLNRLDRTESDSNGRYYDFQDDPPSPTSEYGSARFDNLNVESYGDSSPGLDSEVVLVSVDGHILTAPVSAEEQEAENLRLNTPQFHLAPGDGTEFCEGNTEFASSETSWDTEFISKVESSNAVDIGSKKVDIGSVECNDENAKSEEAASNFEVQNLKEETAILIENQEGEIIEPEERVSIDSTREEDEQLTPSKPSEEDNENNNTTDSVAETSNIARSETDLKYELSLCKDELRQGMGLTAAAEVFNTHLISTEEYKNSAASILESENLVVRIRETYMPWKKAARIVLGKVVFDLDLEIQPEDVISVEETKPKDDETAAVTTPSSSGRRWRLWPIPFRRVKTVEHTTSSNSSSEEDLFVDSEPGLQNSPEVLSTNESPRRQLVRTNVPTNEQIASLNLKDGQNMITFSFSTRVLGTQQVDAHIYRWRWDTKIVISDVDGTITKSDVLGQFMPLVGRDWTQSGVAKLFSAIKENGYQLLFLSARAIVQAYLTRSFLNNLKQDGKALPNGPVVISPDGLFPALYREVIRRAPHEFKIACLEDIKKLFPEHYNPFYAGFGNRDTDELSYSKLGIPKGKIFIINPKGEVATGHRVDVKKSYTSLHTLVNDMFPPTSLVEQEDYNPWNFWKLPIEEVD; encoded by the exons ATGAGTTTGGTGGGAAGAGTTGGGAGTTTAATTTCCCAAGGAGTTTACTCCGTCGCTACACCCTTTCACCCCTTCGGTGGCGCCATCGACGTCATCGTCGTCCAGCAAGAAGACGGCTCGTTCCGCAGCACTCCCTGGTACGTTAGGTTCGGCAAGTTCCAAGGCGTCCTCAAAGGGGCAGAGAAGTTTGTGAAGATCTCCGTGAATGGCGACGAAGCTGACTTCCACATGTATCTTGATAACTCCGGCGAAGCTTATTTCATCAGAGAAGTTGATCCTGAAACCACCAACAATCTGATCTCTAGCTCTGAGGATAGCAATGGTAGTGAGAGGGTTTTGACTCTTGAGCATAGCTCATCAGACGTTGGCGCTGGGGAGTTGAGAGAGGGTTTAAGCTCTTTGAACCGGCTTGATAGGACGGAGTCTGATAGTAACGGGAGGTATTATGATTTTCAGGATGATCCTCCTTCTCCAACGTCCGAGTATGGGAGTGCTCGGTTTGATAATTTGAATGTGGAGAGCTATGGAGATTCTTCTCCAGGTTTAGATTCTGAGGTTGTTTTGGTGAGTGTTGACGGTCATATACTAACGGCTCCTGTCTCGGCGGAGGAGCAGGAGGCTGAGAATTTGAGGTTGAATACTCCTCAGTTTCATTTGGCTCCTGGCGATGGGACTGAGTTTTGTGAAGGGAACACTGAGTTTGCTTCCTCTGAGACTTCATGGGATACTGAGTTTATCAGTAAAGTGGAGTCATCTAATGCTGTTGATATTGGATCTAAAAAAGTAGACATTGGTAGCGTTGAGTGTAATGATGAGAATGCCAAGTCTGAGGAGGCAGCTTCTAATTTTGAGGTTCAGAATCTAAAAGAAG AAACTGCCATCTTGATTGAGAACCAAGAAGGCGAGATTATAGAGCCAGAAGAGAGAGTCTCTATAGATTCAACGAGAGAGGAAGATGAGCAACTAACTCCATCTAAACCGTCTGAGGAGGATAACGAGAACAACAACACAACGGATTCAGTGGCTGAGACTTCTAACATTGCAAGATCCGAAACAGATCTGA AATATGAGCTATCACTTTGCAAGGATGAGCTTCGTCAAGGTATGGGACTCACCGCAGCAGCTGAAGTCTTTAACACGCATCTAATCTCCACAGAAGAATACAAAAACTCAGCAGCGTCAATCCTCGAAAGCGAAAACTTAGTCGTCAGGATCAGAGAAACCTACATGCCATGGAAGAAAGCTGCTAGAATCGTGCTTGGAAAGGTTGTGTTCGATCTAGACTTAGAGATTCAGCCAGAAGATGTGATCTCCGTTGAGGAAACCAAACCAAAGGACGATGAAACCGCTGCAGTAACAACTCCTTCTTCGTCTGGAAGAAGGTGGAGACTGTGGCCTATTCCTTTTAGGAGGGTGAAAACAGTCGAGCACACGACGAGTAGTAACTCCTCTAGCGAAGAGGATCTGTTTGTTGACTCTGAGCCTGGATTGCAGAACTCACCGGAAGTGCTGTCGACCAATGAGTCTCCACGTAGACAGCTTGTGAGAACTAATGTCCCTACCAATGAGCAGATTGCGTCTCTGAATCTGAAGGATGGTCAGAATATGATTACTTTTAGTTTCTCCACTAGAGTTCTTGGAACACAACAG GTTGATGCACATATATACAGGTGGAGATGGGACACCAAGATTGTAATTTCAGATGTTGATGGAACTATAACTAA ATCTGATGTGTTAGGTCAGTTCATGCCGTTGGTTGGAAGGGACTGGACACAGTCTGGTGTGGCCAAGCTTTTTTCAGCTATAAAG GAGAATGGATACCAGCTGCTGTTTCTGAGCGCTCGTGCAATTGTTCAGGCATATCTAACAAGAAGTTTCTTAAATAATCTAAAGCAG GATGGAAAAGCTCTACCAAACGGTCCTGTAGTCATTTCACCAGACGGGCTGTTTCCAGCATTGTACCGTGAAG TGATAAGAAGAGCACCTCACGAATTCAAGATCGCATGTTTGGAG GATATCAAGAAGCTTTTCCCAGAGCACTATAACCCGTTCTACGCTGGATTTGGAAACAGAGACACTGATGAGCTGAGTTACAGCAAACTCGGGATCCCCAAGGGAAAAATATTTATAATCAACCCAAAG GGAGAGGTAGCAACAGGACATCGAGTAGATGTCAAGAAGTCTTACACATCACTTCATACTCTTGTCAACGACATGTTTCCTCCAACTTCGCTTGTTGAGCAG GAAGATTATAACCCATGGAACTTCTGGAAACTACCAATAGAAGAGGTTGACTGA
- the LOC106319149 gene encoding phosphatidate phosphatase PAH1-like isoform X1: MSLVGRVGSLISQGVYSVATPFHPFGGAIDVIVVQQEDGSFRSTPWYVRFGKFQGVLKGAEKFVKISVNGDEADFHMYLDNSGEAYFIREVDPETTNNLISSSEDSNGSERVLTLEHSSSDVGAGELREGLSSLNRLDRTESDSNGRYYDFQDDPPSPTSEYGSARFDNLNVESYGDSSPGLDSEVVLVSVDGHILTAPVSAEEQEAENLRLNTPQFHLAPGDGTEFCEGNTEFASSETSWDTEFISKVESSNAVDIGSKKVDIGSVECNDENAKSEEAASNFEVQNLKEGELVPTTIKESVGGDDDQVAIERDIAGSCLEQSEEAASTFEVQNLKEGELVAIETVTTLVDRSESSTTQLTTEEVKTPEESNTEPSAETAILIENQEGEIIEPEERVSIDSTREEDEQLTPSKPSEEDNENNNTTDSVAETSNIARSETDLKYELSLCKDELRQGMGLTAAAEVFNTHLISTEEYKNSAASILESENLVVRIRETYMPWKKAARIVLGKVVFDLDLEIQPEDVISVEETKPKDDETAAVTTPSSSGRRWRLWPIPFRRVKTVEHTTSSNSSSEEDLFVDSEPGLQNSPEVLSTNESPRRQLVRTNVPTNEQIASLNLKDGQNMITFSFSTRVLGTQQVDAHIYRWRWDTKIVISDVDGTITKSDVLGQFMPLVGRDWTQSGVAKLFSAIKENGYQLLFLSARAIVQAYLTRSFLNNLKQDGKALPNGPVVISPDGLFPALYREVIRRAPHEFKIACLEDIKKLFPEHYNPFYAGFGNRDTDELSYSKLGIPKGKIFIINPKGEVATGHRVDVKKSYTSLHTLVNDMFPPTSLVEQEDYNPWNFWKLPIEEVD, encoded by the exons ATGAGTTTGGTGGGAAGAGTTGGGAGTTTAATTTCCCAAGGAGTTTACTCCGTCGCTACACCCTTTCACCCCTTCGGTGGCGCCATCGACGTCATCGTCGTCCAGCAAGAAGACGGCTCGTTCCGCAGCACTCCCTGGTACGTTAGGTTCGGCAAGTTCCAAGGCGTCCTCAAAGGGGCAGAGAAGTTTGTGAAGATCTCCGTGAATGGCGACGAAGCTGACTTCCACATGTATCTTGATAACTCCGGCGAAGCTTATTTCATCAGAGAAGTTGATCCTGAAACCACCAACAATCTGATCTCTAGCTCTGAGGATAGCAATGGTAGTGAGAGGGTTTTGACTCTTGAGCATAGCTCATCAGACGTTGGCGCTGGGGAGTTGAGAGAGGGTTTAAGCTCTTTGAACCGGCTTGATAGGACGGAGTCTGATAGTAACGGGAGGTATTATGATTTTCAGGATGATCCTCCTTCTCCAACGTCCGAGTATGGGAGTGCTCGGTTTGATAATTTGAATGTGGAGAGCTATGGAGATTCTTCTCCAGGTTTAGATTCTGAGGTTGTTTTGGTGAGTGTTGACGGTCATATACTAACGGCTCCTGTCTCGGCGGAGGAGCAGGAGGCTGAGAATTTGAGGTTGAATACTCCTCAGTTTCATTTGGCTCCTGGCGATGGGACTGAGTTTTGTGAAGGGAACACTGAGTTTGCTTCCTCTGAGACTTCATGGGATACTGAGTTTATCAGTAAAGTGGAGTCATCTAATGCTGTTGATATTGGATCTAAAAAAGTAGACATTGGTAGCGTTGAGTGTAATGATGAGAATGCCAAGTCTGAGGAGGCAGCTTCTAATTTTGAGGTTCAGAATCTAAAAGAAGGTGAGCTTGTACCTACCACCATCAAAGAAAGTGTTGGAGGTGATGATGATCAAGTGGCTATTGAAAGAGATATTGCTGGGAGCTGTTTGGAGCAGTCTGAGGAGGCAGCTTCTACTTTTGAGGTTCAGAATCTAAAAGAAGGTGAGCTTGTGGCTATTGAAACAGTAACTACTCTTGTTGATCGTTCTGAATCTTCTACAACTCAACTAACAACAGAAGAAGTGAAAACGCCTGAGGAATCTAATACGGAGCCTTCTGCAGAAACTGCCATCTTGATTGAGAACCAAGAAGGCGAGATTATAGAGCCAGAAGAGAGAGTCTCTATAGATTCAACGAGAGAGGAAGATGAGCAACTAACTCCATCTAAACCGTCTGAGGAGGATAACGAGAACAACAACACAACGGATTCAGTGGCTGAGACTTCTAACATTGCAAGATCCGAAACAGATCTGA AATATGAGCTATCACTTTGCAAGGATGAGCTTCGTCAAGGTATGGGACTCACCGCAGCAGCTGAAGTCTTTAACACGCATCTAATCTCCACAGAAGAATACAAAAACTCAGCAGCGTCAATCCTCGAAAGCGAAAACTTAGTCGTCAGGATCAGAGAAACCTACATGCCATGGAAGAAAGCTGCTAGAATCGTGCTTGGAAAGGTTGTGTTCGATCTAGACTTAGAGATTCAGCCAGAAGATGTGATCTCCGTTGAGGAAACCAAACCAAAGGACGATGAAACCGCTGCAGTAACAACTCCTTCTTCGTCTGGAAGAAGGTGGAGACTGTGGCCTATTCCTTTTAGGAGGGTGAAAACAGTCGAGCACACGACGAGTAGTAACTCCTCTAGCGAAGAGGATCTGTTTGTTGACTCTGAGCCTGGATTGCAGAACTCACCGGAAGTGCTGTCGACCAATGAGTCTCCACGTAGACAGCTTGTGAGAACTAATGTCCCTACCAATGAGCAGATTGCGTCTCTGAATCTGAAGGATGGTCAGAATATGATTACTTTTAGTTTCTCCACTAGAGTTCTTGGAACACAACAG GTTGATGCACATATATACAGGTGGAGATGGGACACCAAGATTGTAATTTCAGATGTTGATGGAACTATAACTAA ATCTGATGTGTTAGGTCAGTTCATGCCGTTGGTTGGAAGGGACTGGACACAGTCTGGTGTGGCCAAGCTTTTTTCAGCTATAAAG GAGAATGGATACCAGCTGCTGTTTCTGAGCGCTCGTGCAATTGTTCAGGCATATCTAACAAGAAGTTTCTTAAATAATCTAAAGCAG GATGGAAAAGCTCTACCAAACGGTCCTGTAGTCATTTCACCAGACGGGCTGTTTCCAGCATTGTACCGTGAAG TGATAAGAAGAGCACCTCACGAATTCAAGATCGCATGTTTGGAG GATATCAAGAAGCTTTTCCCAGAGCACTATAACCCGTTCTACGCTGGATTTGGAAACAGAGACACTGATGAGCTGAGTTACAGCAAACTCGGGATCCCCAAGGGAAAAATATTTATAATCAACCCAAAG GGAGAGGTAGCAACAGGACATCGAGTAGATGTCAAGAAGTCTTACACATCACTTCATACTCTTGTCAACGACATGTTTCCTCCAACTTCGCTTGTTGAGCAG GAAGATTATAACCCATGGAACTTCTGGAAACTACCAATAGAAGAGGTTGACTGA
- the LOC106319149 gene encoding phosphatidate phosphatase PAH1-like isoform X2 — protein sequence MSLVGRVGSLISQGVYSVATPFHPFGGAIDVIVVQQEDGSFRSTPWYVRFGKFQGVLKGAEKFVKISVNGDEADFHMYLDNSGEAYFIREVDPETTNNLISSSEDSNGSERVLTLEHSSSDVGAGELREGLSSLNRLDRTESDSNGRYYDFQDDPPSPTSEYGSARFDNLNVESYGDSSPGLDSEVVLVSVDGHILTAPVSAEEQEAENLRLNTPQFHLAPGDGTEFCEGNTEFASSETSWDTEFISKVESSNAVDIGSKKVDIGSVECNDENAKSEEAASNFEVQNLKEGELVPTTIKESVGGDDDQVAIERDIAGSCLEQSEEAASTFEVQNLKEETAILIENQEGEIIEPEERVSIDSTREEDEQLTPSKPSEEDNENNNTTDSVAETSNIARSETDLKYELSLCKDELRQGMGLTAAAEVFNTHLISTEEYKNSAASILESENLVVRIRETYMPWKKAARIVLGKVVFDLDLEIQPEDVISVEETKPKDDETAAVTTPSSSGRRWRLWPIPFRRVKTVEHTTSSNSSSEEDLFVDSEPGLQNSPEVLSTNESPRRQLVRTNVPTNEQIASLNLKDGQNMITFSFSTRVLGTQQVDAHIYRWRWDTKIVISDVDGTITKSDVLGQFMPLVGRDWTQSGVAKLFSAIKENGYQLLFLSARAIVQAYLTRSFLNNLKQDGKALPNGPVVISPDGLFPALYREVIRRAPHEFKIACLEDIKKLFPEHYNPFYAGFGNRDTDELSYSKLGIPKGKIFIINPKGEVATGHRVDVKKSYTSLHTLVNDMFPPTSLVEQEDYNPWNFWKLPIEEVD from the exons ATGAGTTTGGTGGGAAGAGTTGGGAGTTTAATTTCCCAAGGAGTTTACTCCGTCGCTACACCCTTTCACCCCTTCGGTGGCGCCATCGACGTCATCGTCGTCCAGCAAGAAGACGGCTCGTTCCGCAGCACTCCCTGGTACGTTAGGTTCGGCAAGTTCCAAGGCGTCCTCAAAGGGGCAGAGAAGTTTGTGAAGATCTCCGTGAATGGCGACGAAGCTGACTTCCACATGTATCTTGATAACTCCGGCGAAGCTTATTTCATCAGAGAAGTTGATCCTGAAACCACCAACAATCTGATCTCTAGCTCTGAGGATAGCAATGGTAGTGAGAGGGTTTTGACTCTTGAGCATAGCTCATCAGACGTTGGCGCTGGGGAGTTGAGAGAGGGTTTAAGCTCTTTGAACCGGCTTGATAGGACGGAGTCTGATAGTAACGGGAGGTATTATGATTTTCAGGATGATCCTCCTTCTCCAACGTCCGAGTATGGGAGTGCTCGGTTTGATAATTTGAATGTGGAGAGCTATGGAGATTCTTCTCCAGGTTTAGATTCTGAGGTTGTTTTGGTGAGTGTTGACGGTCATATACTAACGGCTCCTGTCTCGGCGGAGGAGCAGGAGGCTGAGAATTTGAGGTTGAATACTCCTCAGTTTCATTTGGCTCCTGGCGATGGGACTGAGTTTTGTGAAGGGAACACTGAGTTTGCTTCCTCTGAGACTTCATGGGATACTGAGTTTATCAGTAAAGTGGAGTCATCTAATGCTGTTGATATTGGATCTAAAAAAGTAGACATTGGTAGCGTTGAGTGTAATGATGAGAATGCCAAGTCTGAGGAGGCAGCTTCTAATTTTGAGGTTCAGAATCTAAAAGAAGGTGAGCTTGTACCTACCACCATCAAAGAAAGTGTTGGAGGTGATGATGATCAAGTGGCTATTGAAAGAGATATTGCTGGGAGCTGTTTGGAGCAGTCTGAGGAGGCAGCTTCTACTTTTGAGGTTCAGAATCTAAAAGAAG AAACTGCCATCTTGATTGAGAACCAAGAAGGCGAGATTATAGAGCCAGAAGAGAGAGTCTCTATAGATTCAACGAGAGAGGAAGATGAGCAACTAACTCCATCTAAACCGTCTGAGGAGGATAACGAGAACAACAACACAACGGATTCAGTGGCTGAGACTTCTAACATTGCAAGATCCGAAACAGATCTGA AATATGAGCTATCACTTTGCAAGGATGAGCTTCGTCAAGGTATGGGACTCACCGCAGCAGCTGAAGTCTTTAACACGCATCTAATCTCCACAGAAGAATACAAAAACTCAGCAGCGTCAATCCTCGAAAGCGAAAACTTAGTCGTCAGGATCAGAGAAACCTACATGCCATGGAAGAAAGCTGCTAGAATCGTGCTTGGAAAGGTTGTGTTCGATCTAGACTTAGAGATTCAGCCAGAAGATGTGATCTCCGTTGAGGAAACCAAACCAAAGGACGATGAAACCGCTGCAGTAACAACTCCTTCTTCGTCTGGAAGAAGGTGGAGACTGTGGCCTATTCCTTTTAGGAGGGTGAAAACAGTCGAGCACACGACGAGTAGTAACTCCTCTAGCGAAGAGGATCTGTTTGTTGACTCTGAGCCTGGATTGCAGAACTCACCGGAAGTGCTGTCGACCAATGAGTCTCCACGTAGACAGCTTGTGAGAACTAATGTCCCTACCAATGAGCAGATTGCGTCTCTGAATCTGAAGGATGGTCAGAATATGATTACTTTTAGTTTCTCCACTAGAGTTCTTGGAACACAACAG GTTGATGCACATATATACAGGTGGAGATGGGACACCAAGATTGTAATTTCAGATGTTGATGGAACTATAACTAA ATCTGATGTGTTAGGTCAGTTCATGCCGTTGGTTGGAAGGGACTGGACACAGTCTGGTGTGGCCAAGCTTTTTTCAGCTATAAAG GAGAATGGATACCAGCTGCTGTTTCTGAGCGCTCGTGCAATTGTTCAGGCATATCTAACAAGAAGTTTCTTAAATAATCTAAAGCAG GATGGAAAAGCTCTACCAAACGGTCCTGTAGTCATTTCACCAGACGGGCTGTTTCCAGCATTGTACCGTGAAG TGATAAGAAGAGCACCTCACGAATTCAAGATCGCATGTTTGGAG GATATCAAGAAGCTTTTCCCAGAGCACTATAACCCGTTCTACGCTGGATTTGGAAACAGAGACACTGATGAGCTGAGTTACAGCAAACTCGGGATCCCCAAGGGAAAAATATTTATAATCAACCCAAAG GGAGAGGTAGCAACAGGACATCGAGTAGATGTCAAGAAGTCTTACACATCACTTCATACTCTTGTCAACGACATGTTTCCTCCAACTTCGCTTGTTGAGCAG GAAGATTATAACCCATGGAACTTCTGGAAACTACCAATAGAAGAGGTTGACTGA